A window of the Deinococcus gobiensis I-0 genome harbors these coding sequences:
- a CDS encoding nitric oxide synthase oxygenase: protein MTLTPPALLREAERFLSGMYAERALEGLDDRLRAVRDELTRTGSYTLSAGELEYGGRVAWRNSTRCVGRLYWEALEVRDLRHVTAHEEVFAHLCAHLEDAFHGGHLRPLMSVFGPGVRVHNPQLIRYAAYRQPGTPGGVVGDPANLALTDWLRTLGWAGGPGTPFDVLPLAIESAGQLRLFTLPPQAVQEVALTHPDCPAVGELGLRWHALPVISDMSLEVGGLSLACAPFSGWYVQTEIAARNLADADRYDQLPAVARALGLDTSRERTLWRDRALVELNVATLHSFEEAGVKIADHHTVTRHFRRFEEREARAGREVRAKWSWLIPPLSPATTPVWGQRYKSREESPNFVRPPARWEAPAPAAAATGCPFHGH, encoded by the coding sequence ATGACCCTGACCCCCCCGGCCCTGCTGCGAGAGGCGGAACGGTTCCTGAGCGGCATGTACGCCGAGCGCGCGCTGGAGGGCCTGGACGACCGGCTGCGCGCCGTCCGGGACGAGCTGACCCGCACCGGCAGCTATACCCTGAGCGCCGGGGAACTCGAATACGGGGGCCGGGTGGCGTGGCGCAACTCGACCCGCTGCGTGGGGCGGCTGTACTGGGAGGCGCTGGAGGTGCGTGACCTGCGTCACGTCACCGCCCACGAGGAGGTCTTCGCGCACCTGTGTGCCCACCTGGAAGACGCCTTTCACGGCGGGCATCTGCGCCCGCTCATGAGCGTGTTCGGGCCGGGGGTGCGCGTGCACAACCCGCAGCTCATCCGCTACGCGGCGTACCGGCAGCCGGGCACTCCGGGAGGCGTGGTCGGCGACCCGGCCAACCTCGCCCTGACCGACTGGCTGCGCACGCTGGGCTGGGCGGGCGGCCCCGGCACCCCCTTCGACGTACTGCCGCTGGCCATTGAGTCGGCCGGACAGCTCCGGCTGTTCACGCTGCCGCCCCAGGCCGTGCAGGAGGTCGCGCTGACCCACCCCGACTGCCCGGCGGTGGGCGAGCTGGGGCTGCGCTGGCACGCGCTGCCGGTCATCAGCGACATGAGCCTGGAGGTCGGCGGGCTGAGCCTGGCGTGCGCGCCCTTCAGCGGCTGGTACGTGCAGACCGAGATCGCCGCGCGCAACCTCGCCGACGCCGACCGCTACGACCAGCTGCCGGCGGTGGCGCGCGCCCTGGGCCTGGACACCTCGCGCGAGCGCACGCTGTGGCGCGACCGCGCGCTGGTCGAGCTGAACGTGGCGACCCTGCATTCTTTCGAGGAGGCCGGGGTCAAGATCGCCGACCACCACACGGTCACGCGGCACTTCCGGCGCTTCGAGGAACGCGAGGCGCGCGCCGGGCGCGAGGTACGCGCCAAGTGGTCCTGGCTCATCCCGCCGCTCTCGCCCGCGACGACCCCGGTGTGGGGACAACGCTACAAGTCGCGCGAGGAGTCGCCCAACTTCGTGCGGCCGCCCGCCCGCTGGGAGGCCCCGGCACCCGCCGCTGCGGCGACCGGCTGCCCCTTCCATGGCCACTGA
- a CDS encoding neutral zinc metallopeptidase produces MDWKNLPESGNVEDRRGGGGLPGGGLAIGGIGGLIIAVVALFFGIDPSVILGGGNSGQQTQPQTQTQTQGGQTQSGTKDESYQFVSRILGSTDQVWTGIFKQSDRQYTKPKLVLFSGGVQTACGQASSAVGPFYCPLDSKVYLDTGFFNTMQQRLGGGGDFAYAYVIAHEVGHHVQNELGIADQVERKQRAARSEAEANSYSVRLELQADCFAGVWGNKVRGSEAANLTQQDIREALSTASAIGDDTLQRAGQGRVVPDSFTHGSSQQRVNWFNKGFQSGNPNNCDTLNVPYNQL; encoded by the coding sequence ATGGATTGGAAAAATCTTCCGGAAAGCGGCAATGTGGAAGACCGGCGCGGTGGTGGGGGCCTGCCCGGCGGCGGGCTCGCCATCGGCGGTATCGGGGGCCTGATCATCGCGGTGGTGGCGCTGTTTTTCGGCATTGACCCCAGCGTGATCCTGGGCGGGGGCAATTCGGGCCAGCAGACGCAGCCTCAGACACAGACGCAGACCCAGGGGGGCCAGACCCAGAGCGGGACCAAGGACGAAAGCTACCAGTTCGTCAGCCGTATCCTGGGCAGCACCGATCAGGTCTGGACGGGCATCTTCAAGCAGTCCGACCGGCAGTACACCAAACCCAAGCTGGTGCTGTTCAGCGGCGGCGTGCAGACCGCCTGCGGGCAGGCCAGCAGCGCGGTGGGGCCGTTCTACTGCCCTCTGGACAGCAAGGTGTACCTGGACACCGGTTTTTTCAACACCATGCAGCAGCGGCTCGGCGGCGGCGGCGACTTCGCCTACGCCTATGTGATCGCCCACGAGGTCGGGCACCACGTTCAGAACGAACTGGGCATCGCCGATCAGGTCGAGCGCAAGCAGCGCGCCGCCCGCAGCGAGGCCGAGGCCAACAGCTACAGCGTGCGCCTGGAACTTCAGGCCGACTGCTTCGCAGGCGTATGGGGCAACAAGGTGCGCGGCAGCGAGGCCGCCAACCTGACCCAGCAGGACATCCGCGAGGCCCTGAGCACCGCCTCGGCCATCGGCGACGACACGCTGCAACGCGCCGGGCAGGGCCGCGTCGTGCCGGACTCGTTCACGCACGGCAGCAGCCAGCAGCGCGTCAACTGGTTCAACAAGGGCTTCCAGTCGGGCAACCCCAACAACTGCGACACCCTGAACGTTCCCTACAACCAGCTCTGA
- a CDS encoding ABC transporter substrate-binding protein, with protein MKKALLLSLAVLASGAVHAQTAKTIKINGYGGTDQTLVNDLINRFVKPVMAKDGVTVVYEPLQGDYNKSFTTLLAAGNAGDVFYLPAETLDGYVTTGKLLPLNGLVSTTPFIKSLNTAFTRNGRLYGVAKDFNTLTLVYNKDLFDEAGVKYPDSTDTWATLQTKLTTLKQKLGNDYYGICLSPNFDRFGAFAYAAGWKQFGAGGKTNLADPKFAQAFNWYTGLAKNKVGVQPSEVSADWGGACLKTGKVAVAIEGNWIVNFLRDNAPNLKFGTALLPKAPSGQRGNFLYTVGWGVNSGTKNRAAALKVLGLLTSPQVQQYVLEQGLAIPSRSALTNNAYFKKTDAGAQNSRLTFDGADDGNVYAFTFGPQGSDWGKPINEALAAVLSGQRSAADALKKAQADMNTFQRR; from the coding sequence ATGAAAAAAGCCCTGCTCCTCAGCCTCGCCGTGCTCGCCTCGGGCGCCGTCCACGCCCAGACGGCCAAGACCATCAAGATCAACGGGTACGGGGGCACCGACCAGACGCTGGTCAACGACCTCATCAACCGCTTCGTGAAGCCCGTCATGGCCAAAGACGGCGTGACGGTCGTGTACGAGCCCCTCCAGGGCGACTACAACAAGTCCTTCACGACGCTGCTGGCTGCCGGGAACGCGGGCGACGTGTTCTACCTGCCGGCCGAGACGCTCGACGGCTACGTGACGACCGGCAAGCTGTTGCCGCTCAACGGTCTGGTCTCGACCACGCCCTTCATCAAGAGCCTGAACACGGCCTTTACCCGGAACGGCCGCCTGTACGGCGTCGCCAAGGACTTCAACACCCTGACGCTGGTCTACAACAAGGACCTCTTCGACGAGGCCGGGGTCAAGTACCCCGACAGCACCGACACCTGGGCCACCCTCCAGACCAAGCTGACCACCCTCAAGCAGAAGCTCGGCAACGACTACTACGGCATCTGCCTGTCGCCCAACTTCGACCGCTTCGGGGCCTTCGCCTACGCGGCGGGCTGGAAGCAGTTCGGTGCGGGCGGCAAGACCAACCTCGCCGATCCCAAGTTCGCCCAGGCCTTCAACTGGTACACCGGCCTCGCCAAGAACAAGGTCGGCGTGCAGCCCAGCGAGGTCTCGGCCGACTGGGGCGGCGCGTGCCTCAAGACCGGCAAGGTGGCCGTCGCCATCGAGGGCAACTGGATCGTGAACTTCCTGCGCGACAACGCCCCCAACCTCAAGTTCGGCACGGCGCTGCTGCCCAAGGCCCCCAGTGGCCAGCGCGGCAACTTCCTGTATACGGTGGGCTGGGGCGTGAACTCGGGCACCAAGAACCGCGCGGCGGCCCTCAAGGTGCTGGGCCTGCTCACCAGCCCGCAGGTGCAGCAGTACGTGCTGGAGCAGGGCCTCGCCATTCCCAGCCGCTCGGCCCTGACCAACAACGCCTATTTCAAGAAGACCGACGCCGGCGCGCAGAACAGCCGCCTGACCTTCGACGGGGCCGACGACGGCAACGTGTACGCCTTTACCTTCGGGCCGCAGGGCAGCGACTGGGGCAAACCCATCAACGAGGCCCTGGCCGCCGTCCTGAGCGGGCAGCGCAGCGCCGCCGACGCCCTGAAAAAGGCGCAGGCGGACATGAACACCTTCCAGCGCCGCTGA
- a CDS encoding glycogen debranching N-terminal domain-containing protein: MLSTRTVLKENDLYLVGDAGYAVAQGESGLYRRDTRYLRRYEWRLDGERPQTLAQQERYPFWLHEQSANADVGYTMKVGLRRDLTVSATELRDDLTVTRYVGEGPHELALFLSADFVDMFEVRGWPDGLGTRAVEVQAAGGGVDFAYTAQDGLRVRAAVRASPPATWDGEALRWTLGEDVTRVRVSVFPLEGDETPTPGDPQALAAEYDALSARLAPAWAGLDPEDAAVVRRSVQDLRSLSFRTPQGAFPAAGLPWFVAPFGRDSMIIALMVHRHLPELALTVARYLAAHQGQGYDPVTLEQPGKILHEMRVGELTRTGRTPHRPYYATADATPLFVWLVGELSAEHPELAAELRPHWEAALGWLLSDGDPDGDGLIEYTPDPGGITNAVWKDSGDSTFTEDGEDVSGHVAVIEVQGYAYAAYRAAADLYRLLGEPERAPEWEARAERLRGQVQEAFWWPERGYYAHGLNGDKRPLRVLVSNPAHTLWTGLFAPEHAAQVARVALEPELWSGWGVRTLGEGQPRYNPVSYHNGSVWPHDTAAAALGMARYGLHAEAAQVARALFGAARAADDRRLSELFAGFGREPGLGPVPYPAACHPQGWDAAIGLALAPLLRMARGEVAG; encoded by the coding sequence ATGCTCAGTACCCGCACGGTTCTCAAGGAAAACGACCTCTATCTGGTGGGCGACGCTGGCTACGCCGTGGCACAGGGCGAGAGTGGCCTGTACCGCCGCGACACCCGCTACCTGCGCCGCTACGAGTGGCGGCTGGACGGCGAGCGGCCCCAGACCCTGGCGCAGCAGGAACGCTATCCCTTCTGGCTGCACGAGCAGAGCGCGAACGCCGACGTGGGGTACACCATGAAGGTGGGCCTGCGCCGCGACCTGACCGTCAGCGCGACCGAACTGCGCGACGACCTGACCGTCACCCGCTACGTGGGCGAGGGCCCGCACGAACTGGCGCTGTTCCTGTCGGCCGACTTCGTGGACATGTTCGAGGTGCGCGGCTGGCCGGATGGCCTGGGGACGCGCGCCGTGGAAGTGCAGGCTGCTGGGGGCGGCGTGGACTTCGCGTACACGGCGCAGGACGGGCTGCGTGTGCGCGCCGCCGTGCGGGCCTCGCCCCCCGCCACCTGGGACGGCGAGGCGTTGCGCTGGACGCTGGGTGAGGACGTGACCCGGGTGCGGGTCAGCGTCTTTCCGCTGGAGGGCGACGAGACGCCCACGCCCGGCGACCCGCAGGCCCTGGCCGCCGAGTACGACGCCCTGAGCGCGCGGCTGGCCCCGGCCTGGGCGGGCCTGGACCCGGAGGACGCCGCCGTCGTGCGCCGCAGCGTGCAGGACCTGCGCAGCCTGAGTTTCCGCACACCGCAGGGGGCCTTTCCGGCGGCGGGGCTGCCCTGGTTCGTGGCGCCCTTCGGCCGCGACAGCATGATCATCGCGCTGATGGTCCACCGTCACCTGCCCGAGCTGGCCCTGACGGTGGCGCGCTACCTCGCGGCGCACCAGGGCCAGGGCTACGACCCCGTGACCCTGGAGCAGCCCGGCAAGATCCTGCACGAGATGCGCGTGGGCGAGCTGACCCGCACCGGCCGTACGCCCCACCGCCCCTACTACGCGACCGCCGATGCCACGCCGCTGTTCGTGTGGCTGGTCGGCGAGCTGAGCGCCGAACACCCCGAACTGGCCGCCGAGCTGCGCCCCCACTGGGAGGCGGCCCTGGGCTGGCTCCTGAGCGACGGCGACCCCGACGGCGACGGCCTGATCGAGTACACGCCCGACCCCGGCGGCATCACCAACGCGGTCTGGAAGGACAGTGGCGACAGCACCTTCACCGAGGACGGTGAAGACGTGAGCGGTCACGTCGCCGTGATCGAGGTGCAGGGCTACGCCTACGCCGCCTACCGCGCCGCCGCCGACCTCTACCGCCTGCTGGGCGAGCCGGAGCGCGCCCCCGAGTGGGAGGCCCGCGCCGAGCGGCTGCGCGGGCAGGTGCAGGAGGCCTTCTGGTGGCCCGAGCGCGGGTATTACGCCCACGGCCTGAACGGCGACAAGCGGCCCCTGCGCGTGCTCGTGAGCAACCCGGCGCATACCCTCTGGACCGGCCTGTTCGCCCCAGAGCATGCCGCTCAGGTGGCGCGCGTGGCCCTGGAACCCGAACTGTGGAGCGGCTGGGGCGTCCGGACGCTGGGCGAGGGGCAGCCGCGCTACAACCCGGTGTCGTACCACAACGGCAGCGTGTGGCCGCACGACACCGCCGCCGCCGCGCTGGGCATGGCCCGCTACGGCCTGCACGCCGAGGCTGCGCAGGTGGCGCGCGCCCTGTTCGGTGCGGCGCGCGCCGCCGACGACCGGCGCCTGAGCGAACTGTTCGCGGGCTTCGGGCGTGAGCCGGGGCTGGGGCCGGTGCCCTACCCCGCCGCCTGCCACCCGCAGGGCTGGGACGCGGCCATCGGGCTGGCCCTGGCCCCGCTGCTGCGCATGGCGCGCGGGGAGGTCGCGGGCTGA
- a CDS encoding secondary thiamine-phosphate synthase enzyme YjbQ gives MWLQRRVTLRPYPRGFHLITREVLAALPELGQVGTGLLHVFIGHTSAALTVSENASPDVRRDFERYFNHAVPDGWPEFKHTLEGDDDMAAHIKASVLGSSLTLPVGAGRLVLGTWQGLYLCEHRDRGGARSLVLTLHGE, from the coding sequence ATGTGGCTCCAGCGCCGAGTGACCCTGCGCCCGTACCCGCGCGGCTTTCACCTCATCACCCGCGAGGTGCTCGCCGCCCTGCCCGAACTGGGGCAGGTGGGCACGGGGCTGCTGCACGTCTTTATCGGGCACACCTCGGCCGCCCTGACGGTCAGCGAGAACGCCTCGCCCGACGTGCGGCGCGACTTCGAGCGGTACTTCAATCACGCGGTGCCCGACGGCTGGCCCGAATTCAAGCACACCCTGGAGGGCGACGACGACATGGCCGCCCACATCAAGGCGAGCGTGCTGGGCAGCAGCCTGACCCTGCCGGTGGGCGCGGGCCGCCTCGTCCTGGGCACCTGGCAGGGCCTGTACCTGTGCGAACACCGCGACCGGGGTGGGGCGCGCTCGCTGGTGCTCACCCTGCACGGCGAGTAG
- a CDS encoding M48 family metallopeptidase, translated as MSAPPPTLTVAGLRVVLRRSARRRTLALQVRGGVVTAYAPTRLPETTIRAFVEAKRDWLAHHLDRQAQVAAAPPTPLPSDGAPISFLGEMLTLRAVPGLTQPVRVGHELRLLAADPAGLAAQVQAWRRAATPEPYTRLVRDFAARLGALDRLGTVRVSDTRSRWGSCTARGDIRLHWALSAAPLPVLEYVALHEAAHLLELNHSPRYWAHVARLMPDHRAQRAWLRAHGAELLA; from the coding sequence ATGTCGGCCCCCCCACCCACCCTCACCGTCGCCGGCCTGCGCGTCGTGCTGCGGCGCAGCGCCCGCCGCCGGACCCTGGCCCTTCAGGTGCGCGGCGGCGTGGTCACGGCTTACGCCCCCACCCGGCTGCCCGAGACCACCATCCGCGCCTTCGTCGAGGCCAAGCGCGACTGGCTGGCGCACCACCTGGACCGGCAGGCGCAGGTCGCCGCCGCGCCGCCCACCCCTTTACCCAGTGACGGCGCGCCTATTTCCTTCCTGGGCGAAATGCTGACCTTGCGCGCAGTGCCGGGACTGACCCAGCCCGTACGGGTAGGCCATGAACTGCGTCTCCTGGCTGCCGACCCCGCCGGGCTGGCGGCGCAGGTCCAGGCGTGGCGACGCGCGGCCACGCCGGAGCCGTACACGCGGCTGGTCCGCGACTTCGCCGCGCGGCTGGGCGCCCTGGACCGCCTGGGTACAGTCAGGGTCAGCGACACGCGCAGCCGCTGGGGCAGTTGCACGGCGCGCGGCGACATCCGCCTGCACTGGGCGCTGAGCGCCGCGCCACTGCCCGTGCTGGAGTACGTCGCGTTGCACGAGGCCGCGCACCTGCTGGAACTCAACCACTCGCCGCGCTACTGGGCGCACGTCGCCCGCCTGATGCCGGACCACCGGGCGCAGCGGGCCTGGCTGCGGGCGCACGGGGCCGAGCTGCTGGCCTGA
- a CDS encoding LacI family DNA-binding transcriptional regulator, with protein MPKTTAPRVPLPSRPTIADVAQAAGVSTGTVSRVINGHSTVALATRQRVQEVMAGLGYVPDPAARHLSWRTGQTLGLSLDRDDPRLHPYQVLFRRALEAQTAPQGVQLLDLRADLSALAHLPSAVLVMHAIDGDPRLEFLRRAGVPAVLIGHHPDLSWVAPDDEAGGATAAQHLLEAGHRELAYLGDGPSQVAQDRQRGFVRAALAAGAAVQVIASDFTVLGGYRAMRRAWEGGARFTGLFAQSDESAAGACAALEDLGVAVPAEVSVVGFDGLPELPIRLRLTTVAQDIARIADTALTLVQEALAGQPPRGQLIPVHLLPGATVAPPPGGNP; from the coding sequence ATGCCCAAGACGACTGCGCCCAGAGTGCCCCTGCCCAGCCGCCCCACCATCGCCGACGTGGCCCAGGCCGCCGGCGTCAGTACGGGGACGGTCAGCCGGGTCATCAACGGTCACAGCACGGTGGCGCTCGCCACGCGCCAGCGGGTGCAGGAGGTCATGGCCGGCCTAGGGTACGTGCCCGACCCGGCCGCCCGCCACCTGAGCTGGCGCACCGGCCAGACCCTGGGCCTGTCGCTGGACCGCGATGACCCCCGGCTGCACCCCTATCAGGTGCTGTTTCGCCGCGCCCTCGAAGCGCAGACCGCGCCCCAGGGCGTGCAGCTCCTCGACCTGCGCGCCGACCTGAGTGCCCTGGCCCACCTGCCCAGCGCCGTGCTGGTCATGCACGCCATCGACGGCGACCCCCGGCTGGAGTTCCTGCGCCGCGCCGGGGTTCCCGCCGTCCTGATCGGCCACCACCCGGATCTGTCCTGGGTGGCTCCGGACGACGAGGCGGGCGGGGCCACCGCGGCGCAGCACCTGCTGGAAGCCGGTCACCGCGAGCTGGCCTATCTGGGCGACGGCCCCAGCCAGGTCGCCCAGGACCGCCAGCGCGGCTTCGTGCGGGCGGCGCTGGCGGCGGGAGCGGCCGTGCAGGTGATCGCCAGCGACTTCACGGTGCTGGGGGGCTACCGGGCCATGCGCCGCGCCTGGGAGGGCGGTGCGCGCTTTACCGGCCTCTTCGCCCAGAGTGACGAGAGCGCCGCCGGCGCCTGCGCCGCCCTGGAGGACCTGGGCGTGGCCGTGCCCGCCGAGGTCTCGGTGGTGGGCTTCGACGGCCTGCCCGAACTGCCCATCCGCCTGCGCCTGACCACGGTCGCCCAGGACATCGCCCGCATCGCCGACACCGCCCTGACGCTCGTGCAAGAAGCCCTGGCGGGCCAGCCGCCGCGCGGCCAGCTCATTCCCGTTCACCTGCTTCCCGGCGCCACCGTCGCGCCGCCCCCCGGAGGGAACCCATGA
- a CDS encoding carbohydrate ABC transporter permease, with product MTALPRETPAPDQTRWLARRRWARAGWLYAFMLLMSFFFLGPFLMGVLSSLKDDPNEYPPRLVIPQLSGAPVRQAYALGVQGSGDGWSGGLRPGRPVTFEVRVASPPGAPQEAPAVALFPYQPVSLVATTRFAQARDFAQVRTEQVGQEGDVRRYRITVTSPALTRQSGDLVQAVLAAPAADGTLRATVGGRAVPVTLDTPEAQAQQFNLVASQPVELARVGEAYYLRGPTFVRTPLQVDVARGQSIVGSTLPPSDRQNFGRSFAFRNVTPGILGYTFNNYRRAFDETVNPQTGRSLFFSWIFNSFLYAFLRVVTAILVCSLAGYALARLNFAGRAAVFFVAVLFVQMVPGQVNLVSNYVLLRDLGLLNLWGLWLNGAVALAGGTFLMRQFFEGLPRELEESAAIDGAGPATTFFRVMLPQVGPSLVALSITQFQGAWNDFFWPLVILRQNTDYTLTVGLSSFQGLYGGQGDYGLILAGAVLSALPVILIFVVFQRYFVDTGADSAVKG from the coding sequence GTGACGGCGCTTCCCCGCGAAACGCCGGCCCCCGACCAGACGCGCTGGCTGGCGCGGCGGCGCTGGGCGCGGGCCGGGTGGCTCTACGCCTTCATGCTGCTGATGAGCTTCTTTTTCCTGGGCCCCTTCCTGATGGGCGTGCTGAGCAGCCTCAAGGACGACCCCAACGAGTATCCGCCCCGGCTGGTCATTCCGCAGCTCTCGGGCGCGCCGGTGCGGCAGGCCTACGCCCTGGGCGTGCAGGGGTCGGGCGACGGCTGGTCCGGTGGCCTGCGCCCCGGCCGCCCCGTGACCTTCGAGGTCCGCGTGGCCTCGCCGCCCGGCGCGCCGCAGGAGGCCCCGGCGGTGGCCCTCTTTCCGTACCAGCCGGTGAGTCTCGTGGCGACCACGCGTTTCGCCCAGGCGCGCGACTTCGCCCAGGTGCGCACCGAGCAGGTCGGGCAGGAAGGCGACGTGCGGCGCTACCGTATCACCGTCACCTCGCCGGCCCTCACCCGCCAGAGTGGCGACCTCGTGCAGGCGGTGCTGGCCGCGCCCGCCGCCGACGGCACGCTGCGGGCGACGGTGGGCGGCCGGGCGGTGCCGGTCACGCTCGACACGCCGGAGGCCCAGGCGCAGCAGTTCAACCTGGTGGCCTCGCAGCCGGTCGAACTCGCGCGGGTGGGGGAGGCCTACTACCTGCGCGGCCCGACCTTCGTGCGCACGCCGCTTCAGGTGGACGTGGCGCGCGGCCAGAGCATCGTGGGCAGCACCCTGCCGCCCAGCGACCGCCAGAACTTCGGGCGTTCCTTCGCCTTCCGCAACGTGACGCCGGGCATTCTGGGTTACACCTTCAACAACTACCGCCGCGCCTTCGACGAGACGGTCAACCCGCAGACCGGCCGCAGCCTGTTCTTTTCGTGGATCTTCAATTCGTTCCTGTACGCCTTCTTGCGGGTGGTCACGGCCATCCTGGTGTGCTCGCTGGCGGGCTACGCGCTGGCGCGGCTGAATTTTGCGGGCAGAGCGGCGGTGTTCTTCGTGGCGGTCCTGTTCGTGCAGATGGTGCCGGGGCAGGTCAACCTCGTCAGCAACTACGTGCTGCTGCGCGACCTGGGGCTGCTCAACCTGTGGGGCCTGTGGCTCAACGGCGCGGTGGCGCTCGCGGGCGGCACCTTCCTGATGCGCCAGTTCTTCGAGGGCCTGCCGCGCGAGCTGGAGGAATCGGCGGCCATCGACGGCGCGGGACCGGCCACCACCTTCTTCCGGGTGATGCTGCCGCAGGTGGGGCCGTCCCTGGTCGCGCTGTCCATCACCCAGTTCCAGGGCGCGTGGAACGATTTCTTCTGGCCGCTGGTCATCCTGCGCCAGAACACGGACTACACCCTCACGGTGGGGCTGTCGAGTTTCCAGGGCCTGTACGGCGGCCAGGGCGACTACGGCCTGATCCTGGCGGGGGCGGTCCTGAGTGCGCTGCCGGTCATCCTCATCTTCGTGGTGTTCCAGCGGTATTTCGTGGATACCGGGGCCGACAGCGCGGTCAAGGGGTGA
- a CDS encoding carbohydrate ABC transporter permease: protein MFKKGQTPTALLFLAPFLLTVLVFFFYAFARAAYYSLTDFNLFNTPRLIGFKPYADVLADPSFRRALSNSLIFALVTTTLQTVLALLMAVALNSRIRGLTFFRSAWYMPSITSSVVITLIFLWLFQRRGIANYLITQAQTYAPYALTFVGVLALAQVAQVLWERSRRLPAGWLDPALAAVSALVALAVTFGLHWAGVVGAREVQPFDYQYFADKWISVGGVRVLSIPLLVVIIQNTFTTVPTLMLFFLAGLQSIPGALYEAADIDGATPFQKLTRITVPMLRPVTFYVVTVGLIGTMQMFDQVAVIGNAAPGDTLITLAYYVYTNTFQAGAAPVNMASAAAILLALIILVMVFIQRRFFPAEAS, encoded by the coding sequence ATGTTCAAAAAAGGCCAGACGCCCACGGCGCTGCTGTTTCTCGCGCCCTTCCTGCTGACCGTGCTGGTGTTCTTCTTCTACGCCTTCGCGCGGGCGGCGTACTATTCGCTCACCGACTTCAATCTGTTCAACACGCCGCGCCTGATCGGCTTCAAGCCCTACGCCGACGTGCTGGCCGATCCCTCGTTCCGGCGGGCGCTGTCCAACAGCCTGATCTTCGCGCTCGTCACCACGACCCTCCAGACGGTGCTGGCCCTGCTGATGGCGGTGGCGCTCAACAGCCGCATCCGGGGCCTGACCTTCTTCCGCTCGGCGTGGTACATGCCCAGCATCACGAGTTCGGTGGTCATCACCCTGATCTTCCTGTGGCTGTTCCAGCGCCGGGGGATCGCCAACTACCTCATCACGCAGGCGCAGACCTACGCGCCCTACGCGCTGACCTTCGTGGGCGTGCTGGCGCTCGCGCAGGTCGCCCAGGTGCTGTGGGAGCGTTCGCGGCGGCTGCCGGCCGGCTGGCTGGACCCGGCGCTGGCGGCCGTGAGCGCCCTCGTGGCCCTGGCCGTGACCTTCGGGCTGCACTGGGCGGGCGTGGTCGGCGCGCGTGAGGTCCAGCCCTTCGACTACCAGTACTTCGCCGACAAGTGGATCAGCGTGGGCGGGGTGCGGGTGCTGAGCATTCCGCTGCTCGTGGTCATCATCCAGAACACCTTCACGACCGTGCCCACGCTGATGCTGTTTTTCCTCGCGGGTCTCCAGAGCATTCCCGGGGCGCTGTACGAGGCGGCCGACATCGACGGCGCCACGCCCTTCCAGAAACTCACGCGCATCACCGTGCCCATGCTGCGGCCCGTGACCTTCTACGTGGTCACGGTGGGCCTCATCGGCACCATGCAGATGTTCGACCAGGTGGCCGTCATCGGCAACGCCGCGCCGGGCGACACCCTCATCACGCTGGCGTACTACGTCTACACCAACACCTTCCAGGCGGGGGCCGCGCCCGTGAACATGGCCTCGGCGGCGGCGATCCTGCTCGCGCTGATCATCCTGGTGATGGTGTTCATCCAGCGCAGGTTCTTCCCGGCGGAGGCCTCGTGA